The proteins below are encoded in one region of Sphingobacterium sp. R2:
- a CDS encoding GTP-binding protein has protein sequence MKNKLPVTVLSGFLGAGKTSLLNHVLHNKEGKKVAVIVNDMSEVNIDAQSVERENVLSRTEEKLVEMSNGCICCTLRDDLMVEVERLAKENRFDYLLIESTGISEPIPVAQTFSYVDPNNGIDLSSFSYIDTMVTVVDCFNFSKDFGSADTLLDRELADDNMNNRTIVNLLTDQIEFANVIILNKADLVSEETIGTLEAVIGKLNPGAKIIRTQFGQVDPTEIMGTDRFDFEEASASAGWLKELEADHVPETEEYGISSFVFRSQRPFHPQRLHRYLNEHYPHNIIRAKGLFWLASRPDTAISFSQAGGSVRLESAGSWWSSMPEEMRYQYPIYHEIRADLLKRWHPEWEDRKNELVFIGQHLEKDKYLQELEACLLTEEEADDWRFTWWKDEFPKNL, from the coding sequence ATGAAGAATAAATTACCGGTTACAGTCTTAAGTGGCTTTTTAGGTGCTGGCAAAACATCATTGTTAAATCACGTGCTACATAATAAGGAAGGTAAAAAGGTTGCCGTGATTGTAAATGATATGAGTGAAGTGAATATAGATGCGCAGTCTGTTGAGCGTGAAAATGTTCTTTCACGTACTGAAGAAAAACTTGTTGAAATGAGTAACGGATGCATTTGTTGCACATTAAGGGATGATTTGATGGTCGAGGTCGAGCGTTTAGCAAAAGAAAATCGGTTTGATTATCTCCTAATTGAAAGTACAGGGATATCCGAGCCAATTCCTGTTGCTCAAACATTTAGTTACGTTGATCCTAATAACGGGATTGATCTTTCATCTTTTAGTTATATTGATACAATGGTCACCGTGGTCGATTGTTTTAATTTTTCTAAGGATTTTGGTAGTGCAGACACTTTGCTGGATAGAGAATTGGCTGATGATAATATGAATAATAGGACAATTGTAAATCTATTGACAGATCAAATAGAGTTTGCAAATGTTATTATCTTAAACAAAGCGGATCTTGTATCTGAGGAAACAATAGGAACTTTAGAAGCAGTTATTGGTAAACTCAATCCTGGGGCCAAGATCATAAGAACTCAATTTGGACAGGTCGATCCTACAGAAATTATGGGTACTGATAGGTTCGATTTTGAAGAAGCATCTGCATCAGCAGGTTGGTTAAAGGAGCTTGAGGCAGATCATGTTCCCGAAACAGAAGAGTATGGAATTTCCTCATTTGTCTTTCGTTCGCAGCGGCCCTTTCATCCACAGCGGTTACATCGCTATTTAAATGAGCATTATCCCCATAATATAATCCGCGCAAAGGGCCTTTTTTGGTTAGCGTCTAGACCCGATACGGCAATTAGTTTTAGTCAGGCTGGTGGAAGTGTCCGTTTAGAAAGCGCGGGCTCTTGGTGGAGTAGTATGCCCGAAGAAATGCGCTATCAATATCCGATTTATCACGAGATAAGGGCTGATTTACTAAAGCGTTGGCATCCAGAATGGGAGGATCGTAAAAATGAATTAGTTTTTATAGGACAACATTTGGAGAAGGATAAATATCTTCAGGAGTTGGAAGCGTGTTTGCTGACCGAAGAAGAAGCTGATGATTGGCGCTTCACTTGGTGGAAGGACGAATTTCCTAAAAATCTTTAA
- a CDS encoding fasciclin domain-containing protein: MKMKSILWAAATAATLLGSNYMSHAQTKEKTVMVGGAPMYPSKNIIENAVNSKDHTTLVAAVKAAGLVETLQGPGPFTVLAPTNDAFAKVPKEALNNLMLPENKAQLTSILTYHVIPGKWNAPQIVQAIKDGKGTYVTKSVQGGNLTFWMKGKDVYVKDTKGNSAKVTVADVNQSNGVIHVIDAVLMP, encoded by the coding sequence ATGAAAATGAAATCAATCTTATGGGCGGCTGCCACAGCAGCAACATTATTGGGAAGCAATTATATGAGCCACGCTCAAACAAAGGAAAAAACTGTTATGGTAGGTGGTGCACCGATGTATCCTTCCAAAAACATTATTGAGAATGCAGTCAATTCTAAAGATCACACAACGTTGGTTGCTGCAGTAAAGGCTGCAGGCCTTGTGGAAACCTTACAGGGACCGGGTCCTTTTACAGTTTTGGCCCCTACGAATGATGCTTTTGCAAAAGTACCCAAAGAGGCTCTAAATAATTTAATGCTGCCAGAAAACAAGGCTCAATTAACTTCAATATTGACCTATCACGTGATTCCTGGGAAATGGAACGCGCCACAGATCGTTCAAGCAATTAAGGATGGCAAAGGAACTTATGTAACCAAATCAGTGCAAGGTGGCAACCTTACTTTTTGGATGAAAGGTAAAGACGTATATGTAAAAGACACAAAAGGTAATAGCGCAAAAGTAACGGTTGCTGACGTCAATCAATCGAATGGGGTAATCCATGTGATAGATGCTGTATTGATGCCTTAA
- a CDS encoding M16 family metallopeptidase, whose protein sequence is MNRKFKTIAFISLLFITTGIQAQVGKYVWKDSTEGGYTYKYVTNDPIRTRFYTLKNGLTVILSVNNKQPRIQTYIATKAGSKTDPKDHTGLAHYLEHMLFKGTDKFGSLDWSKEKPLLDQVDNLYEKYNHTTDANERAAIYKEIDRVSGEASKYAIPNEYDKLMSSMGSKGTNAFTSFEQTVYVEDIPNNVLDKYLTVQAERFRNPILRLFHTELESVYEEKNISLDNDNRKSIETIFAAMFPKNNYGKQTVLGSVEHLKNPSLKAIREYYNTYYVPNNMGVIMSGDFNPTEVVQRIDKAFSSMKPKAVPAYTFDKEQAITSPITRTVMGPTAEYLLLGFRFPGAADPDAQILNLMANVLTNGSAGLIDLNLVKSQKLLGAGAFPYVLKDYSMLILQGNPSSGQSLDDVKSLLLSELDKLRKGQFSDDLLTSIVNNEKKAQIKLFDNYTSTAEQLMSGFTSEVDWAKELGYTDRLSKITKEDIIRFANKYLSDVNYVAVYKQKGQDSKVDKVVKPTITPITVNRNVESAFLKQINAMPEQDIKPKWIDFSKDMSTAKLKDLDVLAVQNKNNELFSLTYHFDFGSWDNKLLGLAVGYLEFLGTKDKSSEDFSKAFYKLASDFSVSSGNEESSVSVSGLNSNFAATVDLLQDLMHNCVVDEQAFKSYIERVKKSRANAKENKAAIMEGLKAYARYGAKNPFNYTYTDQQLDGLKASDLVAVLHNLANAKHRILYYGPYRMTDLVKNLKPLKHHDLPYYAIEKGMKFEEKPTSDNKVLFAQYAMKQAEVFWIRNSGLFDKNQIPTVAFFNGYFGGGMGSIVFQTLRESKALAYTTYAYYGQPQKKENHGMVGAYIGTQSDKFKEAVGGMNELLNELPESKIGVESIRTNLLKSLASERISGAGILSSYLAAQRRGLTEDSRKIIFEKLPQLTFSDLKSFHAENISRKPYVYCIVGDEKDLNEDMMSGLGNVKKLNLDEIFGY, encoded by the coding sequence ATGAATCGAAAATTTAAAACGATAGCCTTCATTTCGCTATTGTTCATTACTACCGGCATCCAGGCCCAGGTAGGCAAATATGTATGGAAAGATTCCACAGAGGGTGGATATACTTATAAGTATGTGACTAACGACCCTATTCGCACCCGTTTTTACACATTAAAAAATGGTCTCACTGTTATCCTCAGCGTCAATAACAAACAGCCCCGTATTCAGACATACATTGCTACCAAGGCTGGAAGTAAAACAGATCCTAAAGATCATACCGGATTGGCGCATTATCTCGAGCATATGCTATTTAAAGGTACCGATAAGTTTGGTAGTCTCGATTGGTCGAAAGAAAAACCACTGTTGGATCAGGTTGACAATCTATATGAAAAGTATAATCATACAACAGATGCTAATGAACGGGCGGCGATTTATAAAGAAATTGATCGCGTATCCGGTGAGGCGTCTAAATATGCGATTCCTAATGAGTACGATAAGCTGATGAGTAGTATGGGCTCAAAGGGGACCAATGCGTTTACATCTTTTGAACAGACAGTATACGTGGAAGACATTCCTAATAATGTGCTCGATAAATATTTGACAGTTCAGGCCGAGCGCTTCAGGAATCCCATACTGCGTTTATTCCATACTGAACTAGAATCGGTTTACGAAGAGAAAAATATCAGTTTGGATAACGACAATAGAAAATCTATTGAAACTATTTTTGCAGCCATGTTTCCAAAAAATAATTATGGTAAACAAACGGTTTTAGGTTCTGTAGAACATCTTAAAAACCCTTCACTAAAAGCAATACGCGAATATTACAATACGTATTATGTGCCTAATAACATGGGGGTGATTATGTCCGGTGATTTTAATCCCACCGAGGTTGTTCAACGTATTGACAAGGCATTTTCCTCCATGAAACCCAAAGCTGTTCCGGCCTACACTTTTGATAAGGAACAGGCTATTACGAGTCCCATTACTAGAACTGTCATGGGACCGACAGCAGAATATCTGCTTCTGGGGTTCCGTTTTCCAGGGGCTGCCGATCCTGACGCACAAATTCTGAATCTTATGGCCAACGTGCTTACCAATGGCTCCGCAGGATTGATTGATTTGAATCTGGTTAAATCGCAAAAGTTATTGGGTGCAGGTGCATTTCCCTATGTATTGAAAGATTATTCCATGTTGATTCTTCAAGGGAATCCAAGTTCAGGTCAGAGCCTTGATGATGTGAAGAGCCTATTGCTGAGTGAGCTCGACAAATTACGAAAAGGCCAATTTTCAGATGATCTGTTGACCTCTATCGTGAATAATGAAAAGAAAGCGCAGATCAAGTTATTTGATAATTATACCAGCACTGCTGAGCAACTCATGTCAGGCTTCACATCGGAGGTTGATTGGGCAAAAGAATTGGGATATACCGATCGTTTATCAAAAATTACAAAAGAAGATATCATACGTTTCGCTAATAAGTATTTGTCTGATGTCAACTATGTTGCTGTCTATAAACAAAAAGGGCAGGATAGCAAAGTGGATAAAGTAGTCAAACCGACCATTACACCAATTACTGTTAACCGAAATGTTGAATCTGCCTTTTTGAAGCAGATCAACGCGATGCCTGAGCAGGATATCAAACCTAAATGGATTGATTTCTCAAAAGATATGTCAACAGCTAAATTGAAAGATCTAGATGTGTTGGCCGTTCAAAATAAAAATAATGAGTTGTTTAGCCTTACCTATCATTTTGATTTTGGAAGCTGGGACAATAAATTATTAGGCCTTGCAGTGGGATATTTAGAGTTTTTGGGCACCAAAGATAAGAGTAGCGAAGACTTTAGTAAGGCATTTTACAAATTGGCATCAGACTTTTCAGTCTCTTCAGGAAATGAGGAAAGTAGTGTTTCTGTTTCCGGGCTAAATAGTAATTTCGCAGCAACCGTAGACTTGTTGCAAGACCTTATGCACAATTGTGTAGTCGATGAGCAAGCATTCAAATCTTATATTGAACGCGTCAAAAAGTCGCGGGCTAATGCCAAGGAGAATAAGGCGGCCATCATGGAAGGATTAAAAGCTTATGCACGTTATGGCGCCAAAAACCCATTTAATTATACCTATACCGACCAGCAACTTGATGGGCTGAAGGCATCAGACCTCGTTGCTGTCTTACATAATCTGGCTAACGCTAAACATCGCATATTATACTATGGCCCGTACAGGATGACTGATCTGGTAAAAAACCTGAAACCTTTAAAACATCATGATTTGCCTTACTATGCGATTGAGAAAGGGATGAAATTTGAGGAAAAGCCAACAAGCGATAATAAAGTTTTGTTTGCGCAGTATGCGATGAAGCAGGCAGAAGTTTTCTGGATCCGTAATTCAGGATTGTTTGATAAAAACCAAATACCCACAGTGGCTTTCTTCAACGGTTATTTTGGAGGCGGTATGGGAAGTATTGTTTTTCAGACGCTACGCGAGTCCAAAGCTTTAGCCTATACCACTTATGCCTACTATGGACAGCCTCAGAAAAAGGAAAATCATGGTATGGTGGGAGCTTATATAGGCACGCAATCCGATAAGTTTAAAGAAGCCGTTGGTGGTATGAATGAACTTTTGAATGAGCTGCCAGAATCGAAAATTGGCGTAGAATCAATTCGTACCAATTTGCTGAAATCGTTGGCAAGTGAACGAATTAGTGGGGCAGGAATTCTTTCAAGCTATTTAGCCGCACAGAGACGTGGACTTACAGAAGATTCTCGAAAAATAATTTTTGAGAAGCTTCCTCAGCTGACATTTTCAGATCTCAAATCATTTCATGCCGAGAATATCAGTCGTAAACCTTATGTCTACTGTATTGTAGGGGATGAAAAGGACTTAAATGAAGACATGATGTCTGGATTGGGAAATGTTAAAAAGTTAAATCTTGATGAAATATTTGGATATTAA